From the Porites lutea chromosome 5, jaPorLute2.1, whole genome shotgun sequence genome, the window GGGCAAAAAATGAAAGTCTGAATAAACGTCTTGGGGCATAAATGCATATATGAGAGTAATGTGATGACAGTATGGCATATGAATAGAAATCTCAATGCATTTGGGTGATTTGAAGGTCCGTAGAGGGAAAACGTGCTTATTTACGCAGCACGTGAATCTATTTTGGAGCAAATATGCAAGGAAAATGGTAATGCaatattttatgtcaaaattatcaaaaaagACAGCTTTAAGAGGAtgtcacttttaaaaaaaatgctttgcagCAAAGGCTCTATTAATATTTCTGGCTTTTATACTTATTTTAGTCTGTCAGTATTAAGAGTGTGTGATTGAACTTCTTTAAGAATACTCTGTTTATATAGTGCCATGTGATTAAGTTATGCTAAATATTGTTATGTGAATGTTTAAAGAAgttcttttttattgatttatgtTTTTCATCCTTTCTATGTCAAATGGAACATAAATAGCTCCTGCAGCTAAggtgaagaaaaggaaaacaatcaAACAGAAGATACTAGAAAAAGAGGATCAAGCAAGAGAAAAGGCCCTTAAACGTGAGCAGGATAAAAAACTACAGGATGAGGTGAGATCTTTTGCTAATACTAGTTTACACATGTATATTTTAGTTATTTGAAGAATATGATTAAGTTAAAGTTTATCAGAGTATCCAGAGAGCAGTgattttgctttaaaacaaGGAACAGGCAAATTTTGCATTACCACTTACAGACGTTTTCCTGTTTACCTACTGGTAATCGAAACATTTACCTTCTTGCAGGTAGCTTTCAAGTGATAATTgactttatttctctttttaggAAGAGGAAAAACCTTTAACAGAAGAGGAACTTATGGCTGAAAAGCTAAGAAGACAAAAGTAAGTGTGCTTTGTGCCCAAGTCAACCCAACTCAACTTTATCAAAAGGTGGGGGTGTGTCTAATACCAACTCAACAGTgaagaggggaggggaggtgtATATAATAGGCAAGGGGGTATCTGTTAGTTCAGTTATGATATTAACTAGCCAACACTTCTGAGGTATTGGTAGTTACTGATAAGTTAGTTGCCACATCATCATGATTGGCTACCCAAGCAAGCATAATGGATCTATCTTGCCTGCTTTAGATTTACCTCTTTTTTCCTGTAAGATTAAGTTTTCCTCTGTTCATAGTATTAGTTCCTTTATTTACCAAGCTTGCTCAGTCAAGATTGTGGATATTGGTGAATCTGAGGCAATACTGACTCTGCTTTTGGATTTAACATTTTTAGATTGGTGGAGGAATCAGACTTGGAATTAGCAAAACAAGCTTTTGGTGTGTTATTAATGTCTAATAGTGTTAATTTCTCTTTTGCACAAGGGTAATTCATTGTTGTGTTATGTAAATGTTCTACTCCTtcttattttcttctttccaaGGTTTTCCACATTGAATTAATGCAGGTTAGTGATATCACTTGTTTGATTCCTAGGTGTAACGGATGATATACCGGTAGACACAAAAAGTATAGATGCAATGAGTCCTAGCACAAGAGAAGAATTTGTCCAACTCAGTGACTTAATTGTAggaaaattaacaaaatatgAGGTAAGGATTGCATAGAATCTTTTATCTTGTTGTTATCGTAGAGCACTCattaaaaaactgtttgttGAAATAATAGGCGTTTTGCATTTATTGATCACGTGATTAACTTttggtaaacacgaaaacagttagcttttgaaaaattttgtcagCATGAGATGaaagaacatttaaaaattaggtaacctgtaaattttcagccataTATCTCAAAAGGGGCGATTGCAACAGTCaccgaaaattagaaggatttgtatgaggaAAACAACTTTTGTCACCCAGTCACATTTGAATAgttttccaaacaaatccttgtaaattttgaaattttcaaactgtcgtgaaatatttccttaagtattacagggctcaaatctccttttcaTTCGTAACAGGCactttgagcccttaaatgcataagggaaagatttaatgACAGTTTAAAAATGTCAGAATTTACAAGGagttgtatggaaaaccactcaagcgtgactgggtggtAAGAGTTGTTTtcctcatacaaatccttctaattgtCGGCAGCCGTTGCAATAGTTATACacctgaaaatttacaggttccCTAATTTCAATACACTCTTTCTGctcgtgctaacaaaatttgtcaaaagaaaactgttttcatgtttattgaacgttgatcatgtgatcaactaatgcaaaaggcctgTTGGTAACTATTAGTATGTTTAATCTGACATTAATCTGACAAGCGCGGATTATTCTGTGCATATGACACCATGGACAAAAATGCCTCTTTCATGAAGGGAATCGTTCTCAAGGTAGcttttagcctcgttttcatgtttgaCCTGTTGTTTTCGAGTctactgaatttttttcatgtagTTGTCTTTGATATATCACTTGAATTTCCCAGTTTTTCATCGAACTTTCAATTTAAATGTCCTGAAGGGTATTTAAAAATGGCGTTTTGGTACATTAGCCTATCATTGAGTCATTTTTCGTTTAAAATTGCTAAAATATTCAGAGAGGGATGACAACATGGCCGGGAGACGAACAAGATCTTACACAGTATTTGTTTTAGAGCCTGAAAACAAcagttacacttgtaaaagttctattaaattgacccctccaatgaaaaaaagatatttatttACTCACTTTCTTTGTTCATTTTCAGTCTTGTACAGAGTATATTCCATTCTTGGAAATGCTGTTTAGAGATTTATGTGCTGGCTGTGAGTAAAACTTGTTTGAATATATTTCACTTATCTTATACAATCTATAACCACATTGAATTCTAACACTGAAAACGGCTGCTGTTTTACTGACCAGTAGATAAGGTTGACGTAAAActagaaaggaaaatacaataaagaTCTTAATTACATGCGACGAGAAATGTACTAAGTAAACAAATACGAATACAAACTTAACTAGAAAATTACAACAGGCGAAATAATAAACCAAATAAAAgaggaaatgaaagaaagacTTATACCTTGTGAGCCTATTATAAATTTGTCCTGAAAAACCAAAACAGATTGCTGAACTAGCGAGCAAAGTAATCTCTGACCGCCGAGCTAACGATCATCCAACTTAAAATAATGGCTTGGTCACCTGACTCCTGGGCTGGCTAGTAGCCACACAATCTCTATCCTTAATGTTCAGTTACAGCCTGCTGTAGGTGGtaaattaatgaaaatgaaatgtgtTTTTATTCTTCTTTCAGTGGAAGCTGAGGATGTTAAAAGATTAGGCAGTGCAATAAATATTTTGTCATCAGAGAAATTAAAAGCCCAAAAGGTGAGCCATACATTTGATAACAGAAAAAGGTAAAGTAATATAAGAAAGGGGAGCAGTTTCCTCCCCCAATTTTGACCTGGGTTCAATACCGAGCGACAACGTCATACAGTTTATGTgtgttgaatttgttgttggttctcttcgtTGCTCTGGCAAGTTCAGTTTCTTTGGGTACTCTGGCTTTCTCTTCTCCTCAAAAACCGACATTCTAAATCCGGATTAAATCTAGAAATTGTTGCCAATTAGCCACAGCTTTATCAGTTCTTTAAGCTGTCATATGACACCTTCACTAAATAATGATGGTTTACCTTCAATCAGCAACAAAATTGCCAAGACATTGTACTAAAAAaaggtaacttcagagaacaaaacaatccgcacccctcccccctcccctctccccttcattcaaagttggggtgtttgttgttttcttaaagGTAGCTTgaacagtggcacaacattACATGGAGGGGATGAGGgagggaaagctttattttatcCTTTTGAAGTTGTTCAAATGTCTGAAAGGTCCTTTATGGCAGAGTGcctcaactaattttgttggCGATTGTTTGTCATTAGAAGTATTCTCACTgataatgttattattttttgactCACCATTTGGATATTTTTTTGCAGGCCAAGAAAGGTAAAAAGTCTGCTAAGAAAGCAACTTTAGCAGGCACCAGTGCCAAGGCTGGCAGAAAAGATGATTTGGATGCATTTGGTGGAGGAAATTATGATTACGGTGATGAATTTGATGACTTCATGTGACACTGACTTGGACAATCAAAGAGAATAAAGTGAAAATTAACAAACAATACATTCAAAATATAGTATTGTTTGCTGAAAACTTTAATGTCAACACTGAGCTAAGTATAGACACTTGCTTCACTTAGGTCATGGGACAGAGCCTGTAGCATGTTAGTGTGCTAcaaatgaatattttaaaaagtgacCCAGCTAATAATGAATCTCACTGGAAAAGCTTAGCTTCCAAATATTTAAGTTAATAACCCAGAGCATTGATCAATAATTTTCAGAGTAATGTTATGTGTCCCACACACACTACTTTGGACATAGCTGATCTTTTTTAATTGAAGGGAGGATTTGTCACATCTGGCCAGAACTCTTACTCTCTCTTCTCTTTATGATGGACACAGCTGGGACCAGTGCTAGGGGTCCATCTCTGGGGTGTACCCAGCCTTTTTCAAGGGGCAAGAAGGAGTGCAAAATATCTGAAATGGTAGCTTACAGGCTTGTGTGCATGTACTAGTCGTTGGAAAACAAGCTGT encodes:
- the LOC140937534 gene encoding eukaryotic translation initiation factor 3 subunit J-like, with product MADWDDEDFEPQEFGVKQSDKWEGEDEDDKDVKDNWDDDEEEDTEQKADSTQTESAPAAKVKKRKTIKQKILEKEDQAREKALKREQDKKLQDEEEEKPLTEEELMAEKLRRQKLVEESDLELAKQAFGVTDDIPVDTKSIDAMSPSTREEFVQLSDLIVGKLTKYESCTEYIPFLEMLFRDLCAGLEAEDVKRLGSAINILSSEKLKAQKAKKGKKSAKKATLAGTSAKAGRKDDLDAFGGGNYDYGDEFDDFM